CCAGGGCGCGAAACGTCGAGTGTGCTGCGGCAGCTCTCTGGAATCGTGAGATTCGAATCGCTTCACGAGATTTCCCGTAATTCCGACGTAGTGATGACCGGGCGACGGGATGGACTCGAGGACGTAAACCTGCTTCATCTTCCCGGATTCTAGGCGGAGCGCCGGCAGAGAGCGGCGAGCGGTCCGCCTTCGCTCGCTCGTTGGCGAGCTACGGCGCGACATCCGCCTTCGCTTCGGCAGGGAGATCGTCTTCGTGCCTGAATCGCGCCGAAGCGTCGCCAGGCGCGGAAGCGCTTGGCAGGGCGAAGGCGGATTCGTCGAGAGAGAGCGGCGAGCGGTCCGCCTTCGCTCGCTTGTTGGCGAGCTACGGCGCGACATCCGCCTTCGCTTCGGCAGGGAGATCCTCATTGTGCCTGAATCGCGCCGAAGCTCTGTCGAGCGCAAAGCGCTT
The sequence above is a segment of the Thermoanaerobaculia bacterium genome. Coding sequences within it:
- a CDS encoding GIY-YIG nuclease family protein, whose amino-acid sequence is MKQVYVLESIPSPGHHYVGITGNLVKRFESHDSRELPQHTRRFAPWRLKVVLSFTDDDKAAAFERYLTTGSGRAFAKRHFE